The region TCGCCGACGCGTCGCTCGAACCGGGTCGGGCTGCCGGGCTCCGGGATGCGCTCGCGACCGAAGTGGGCGAGCTCCACCCGTCTTCTGATCGTCACGTGCCTTTCCCTGCTGTTGTCCGGTCCCTTGGCTGTCGCCAGAACCGATCCTACGATGGACTCAGTCCAAGTCAATACGAGAACCAGACCCGTACGGATTCATTCGTCGGACGATGCATGATGAGGCTGGTGAGCATGAGTGACCTGCTCGAACGACTTCGCGGACGCGGCTGGCGGATGACCGCCCAGCGCCGGGTGGTCGCCGAGGTACTCGACGGCGAGCACGTGCACCTCACCGCGGACGAGGTGCTCGCACGCGCCACCACCCGGTTGCCGGAGATCTCCCGCGCGACCGTCTACAACACCCTCGGCGAGCTCGTTTCGCTCGGCGAGGTGATCGAGGTGGCCACCGACGGCCGCGCCA is a window of Streptomyces sp. NBC_00271 DNA encoding:
- a CDS encoding Fur family transcriptional regulator is translated as MSDLLERLRGRGWRMTAQRRVVAEVLDGEHVHLTADEVLARATTRLPEISRATVYNTLGELVSLGEVIEVATDGRAKRYDPNAHHPHQHLVCSGCGAVRDVHPNGDPLSDLPASERFGFTVSDVEVTYRGLCPDCRRT